The region CATGCAATACTGCTCCAATTGCTTTGCGTTGGGCTTTTTGCCATGAATCACCTCTTCCATGGTGGCTTTTTGAGGATGTTGTCGATTTGGGGGTCGCTGAAGTGAAATTGGAAGTAGTTTATCTTATGGCTTTTTTCAATTTTTTGATCAATAGTTCGTATCTTTCTGATTGTGTATAAGGATCTAAATGACTTAATACAGCTTCTTCCATTTCATTGGTTAAGAGTGACTTAATTTGCACTTGAAGAAATTCCTTCACATCATTGGGAGCATCTAATATTTCTTGTGAAATGTTCGTGTTATTGTCCATTACGTATATGATATCCTCAAAATCTTTGCTTGTGCGTGGATCATTATCACCCCGACTGGAATAGGCATCAAACTTAGTTGCCAAAAAATAGGGCAATGATAATATACGTATTTCTAATTCAGATTCAAGCTCTAATAATTTCAAATGCTTAAACCCCGGCTTAAACCAACGGTTGGCCGGAGCCCATCCAATTTCTTCTGTTGCCATAATATCTACCGGAATACCCTGATACCGAAATCGACATATTACAGGGTCTTCAGGACTTTGCATGAATCGCTTCTCGGCTAATTCCTGCCTCAAATTCTCTAATTCACCCAACGATGTTATTTCTAACGATAAGTCAATATCTTGCGTTGGTCGCACATCATCTGCTCCCGGATCGTTTACATACAGGCTGACAACAGATCCACCCACATATACAACTCGTTGGTTTAATTCTCCCAATGCATGGGCTATTCTTTTGATTACATCAATATTGATGGCGTTGAATTGTGACATTATGCGATTCGCTTTTTAAGTTCTTGAATGGCAATCTTTTTTTCTCTCACTTTTCCTGCCCGTAATGCATCACTTAGTGCTACTAATTCATAAAACCCGATATCTTTCAAACATGCTTCGGCCAAATTTGCATGTAATGGCTCAATTATTTGACCTTTAGTATCTCCTTTGGCATAAGGAATAACAAAATGCTCGTCACTGGAAATAATACTATTTAATGGTTGAGCCGAATGAGCTGTTTTAATTCCACGAGCCAATGATCCTGGTTTTTGAGGATACACATATTGGATTCCATATTCCAGAAATTCCAGTAAAGCAGACCTCATCAAGCGTTTTTTATCCTGTGCTATTAAATTTGCATATGCAGAGCGGTTTATGCTTTCACTAATTTCACTGGCACTTATTCCAAGTTCATAAGACAAATCTTTCATCAACCAATTGTTTTTGCCTTTTGCAGCTATTTTAAGTAAAACGACAATGTCGTGTGGTCGCATCCCATTGTGCTTCTTCATATTGTGTTCTTTTAATGAACTTGCAATTTAGGAAAATTTATAATTATTCGCAATTCGCGAATCGCGAATCAAGAATTGCAGTGGAGAATTTAATCAATTTAGCCCTTTGCAAAGAATCCTAACAGGTTTCCAAAACCTGTTAGGATTTAGTAACTAACTACATACCTTTTCGAGTTTTTTTTATCCATATTACCTTCACCCAAACCCCACTTTCCTCACAATTCTTTCTTCTAACGTCTCCTCCCGGCAATACTGCTCCAATTGTTTTGCGTTGGGCTTTTTACCTTGGATCACCTCTTCCATGGTGGCTTTTT is a window of Salinivirga cyanobacteriivorans DNA encoding:
- a CDS encoding nucleotidyl transferase AbiEii/AbiGii toxin family protein; this encodes MSQFNAINIDVIKRIAHALGELNQRVVYVGGSVVSLYVNDPGADDVRPTQDIDLSLEITSLGELENLRQELAEKRFMQSPEDPVICRFRYQGIPVDIMATEEIGWAPANRWFKPGFKHLKLLELESELEIRILSLPYFLATKFDAYSSRGDNDPRTSKDFEDIIYVMDNNTNISQEILDAPNDVKEFLQVQIKSLLTNEMEEAVLSHLDPYTQSERYELLIKKLKKAIR